In Haloarchaeobius litoreus, the following are encoded in one genomic region:
- a CDS encoding dodecin family protein, with the protein MTAVKIIKVLGTSTESWEDAAHEAVAQAQESIHDIHGIEVEDWTANVEDGQITEYKTTVEVAFPVIHEES; encoded by the coding sequence ATGACGGCAGTCAAAATCATCAAGGTGCTCGGCACGTCGACCGAGTCCTGGGAGGACGCGGCGCACGAGGCGGTCGCACAGGCACAGGAGAGCATCCACGACATCCACGGCATCGAGGTCGAGGACTGGACGGCGAACGTCGAGGACGGGCAGATCACCGAGTACAAGACGACCGTCGAGGTCGCGTTCCCGGTGATACACGAGGAGTCCTGA
- a CDS encoding S8 family peptidase, with translation MSGVAGVSAGAPGEQLELNVGFRERRGQRAAADVADEVVREFAFDAMTIKATRQAASGLANDPNVRYVEENGEMEALAQSEPWGIDRVDAEVAHANGETGNGADIAIIDTGIDSDHPDLQANLGSGHAVASCGGGGFICWFAGNGNECYEDWDDDNDHGTHCAGIADAANNSQDVVGVSTQATLHAVKVLDCQGSGSYSDIAAGIEYVADQGWDVGSMSLGGSASSVVEDACQYAVDSGVLLVAAAGNSGSCTDCVGYPAAYDTVMAVSSTNQNDELSSFSSQGPEVEIAAPGSDITSTVPGGTDTFSGTSMACPHVAGAGGQLMANGRTATDARNTLGSTAEDIGLSPNESGNGLLDVAAALNLDSSDS, from the coding sequence ATGAGCGGCGTAGCCGGCGTCAGCGCCGGTGCACCGGGCGAGCAGCTAGAACTGAACGTCGGCTTCCGCGAGCGACGTGGCCAGCGAGCGGCGGCGGACGTGGCCGACGAGGTCGTCCGGGAGTTCGCGTTCGACGCGATGACGATCAAAGCCACGCGGCAGGCCGCCAGCGGGCTCGCGAACGACCCGAACGTCCGGTACGTCGAGGAGAACGGCGAGATGGAGGCGCTCGCCCAGTCCGAACCGTGGGGCATCGATCGGGTGGACGCGGAGGTCGCCCACGCGAACGGCGAGACCGGCAACGGGGCCGACATCGCCATCATCGACACCGGTATCGACTCCGACCATCCGGACCTGCAGGCGAACCTCGGCTCGGGGCACGCGGTCGCATCCTGTGGGGGAGGTGGCTTCATCTGCTGGTTCGCGGGGAACGGCAACGAGTGCTACGAGGACTGGGACGACGACAACGACCACGGCACCCACTGTGCCGGCATCGCCGACGCGGCGAACAACAGCCAGGACGTGGTCGGCGTCTCGACGCAGGCCACCCTGCACGCCGTCAAGGTCCTCGACTGCCAGGGCTCGGGCTCGTACTCCGACATCGCGGCGGGCATCGAGTACGTGGCGGACCAGGGCTGGGACGTCGGCAGCATGAGCCTCGGCGGCTCAGCGTCCAGCGTCGTCGAGGACGCGTGCCAGTACGCGGTGGACAGCGGCGTCCTCCTCGTCGCCGCCGCCGGGAACTCCGGTTCCTGTACCGACTGCGTCGGCTATCCGGCCGCCTACGACACCGTGATGGCCGTCTCCTCGACGAACCAGAACGACGAGCTGTCGAGCTTCTCCAGCCAGGGACCCGAGGTCGAGATCGCCGCCCCCGGCTCGGACATCACATCGACCGTCCCCGGCGGCACCGACACGTTCTCGGGCACCTCGATGGCGTGCCCACACGTCGCGGGCGCGGGCGGCCAGCTGATGGCGAACGGTCGGACCGCCACCGATGCCCGGAACACGCTGGGCTCGACGGCGGAGGACATCGGGCTCTCACCGAACGAGTCGGGCAACGGGCTACTCGACGTGGCTGCTGCACTGAACCTCGACTCGTCTGACAGTTGA
- a CDS encoding SDR family NAD(P)-dependent oxidoreductase: MTRPEAIAGVEHVDLTGRTVLVTGATSGVGRETALALARLGARVLVHGRDRMAGRAVATELDDLGADSVFFRADFANTESPVDLADAVAEHTDELDVLVNNAGAYVDDPTLADGVELTFRVNHLAPFALTRTLSDAGTFAGDARVVTVSSAVHPRADASDLTREAVTSVDDYDGLQAYARSKLANVLFTRELARRESDLLANCCHPGLVPGSGLWRDASFPIRAGVRLLAALPDPLLERVADSSRSAAATSVFLAAGEYDESGAYFSDCEPTTPSPAARDDELARRLWKLTEDLLE, translated from the coding sequence ATGACCAGACCGGAAGCCATCGCGGGCGTCGAGCACGTCGACCTCACCGGACGGACCGTCCTCGTGACCGGTGCGACCAGCGGCGTCGGTCGGGAGACAGCCCTTGCTCTCGCGCGCCTGGGCGCACGCGTCCTCGTCCACGGTCGGGATCGGATGGCAGGACGCGCGGTCGCGACGGAGCTCGACGACCTCGGTGCTGACTCGGTGTTCTTCCGGGCGGACTTCGCGAACACTGAGTCGCCCGTCGACCTCGCCGATGCCGTCGCCGAGCACACCGACGAACTCGACGTGCTCGTCAACAACGCCGGTGCCTACGTCGACGACCCGACGCTCGCCGACGGCGTCGAGCTGACGTTCCGGGTGAACCACCTCGCGCCGTTCGCGCTGACGCGGACGCTCTCGGACGCTGGAACGTTCGCGGGCGATGCGCGAGTGGTGACGGTGTCGAGCGCAGTCCACCCGCGGGCCGACGCGAGCGATCTCACCCGCGAGGCGGTCACGTCGGTCGACGACTACGACGGGCTGCAGGCCTACGCGCGGTCGAAGCTCGCGAACGTCCTGTTCACCCGCGAACTCGCCCGCCGCGAGTCCGACCTGCTCGCGAACTGCTGTCACCCCGGGCTCGTCCCGGGCAGCGGCCTCTGGCGGGACGCGTCGTTCCCGATTCGGGCCGGCGTCCGGCTGCTCGCTGCGCTCCCCGACCCACTCCTCGAACGGGTCGCGGACAGTTCACGCTCGGCGGCAGCGACCAGCGTCTTCCTCGCCGCCGGGGAGTACGACGAGTCGGGTGCGTACTTCAGCGACTGCGAGCCGACCACGCCGTCGCCGGCGGCCCGGGATGACGAGCTCGCGCGGCGACTGTGGAAGCTCACCGAGGACCTACTGGAGTAG
- a CDS encoding S8 family serine peptidase: protein MTDNTQRTKRRTMLKATGGALAVGGLAGVSSAGSPDLVEFNVGFDGDLGRGAALSAADEVVREFAFDAVTIRAAPQAARALENNPNVRYVEENGTMYALAQTQPWGVDRVDAEVAHANGETGSGADIAIIDTGIDSDHSDLQANVGSGRAFVSCETKGGCRYGAKPANNTCYNDWDDDNDHGTHCAGIADAANNSQGVVGVSTQATLHAVKVLDKCGSGSFSDIAAGVQYVADQGWDVGSMSLGGSSGSQTLRDACQYAVDNGVFLVAAAGNSGPCTDCVGYPAAYDTVMAVSSTASDDSLSDFSSQGPEVDIAAPGTDIYSSVADNGGYATFSGTSMACPHVAGAAGQLMANGATNTEARNTLASSAEDIGLGSNESGAGLLDAAAALGLDSSDN, encoded by the coding sequence ATGACTGACAACACCCAACGCACGAAGCGACGGACGATGCTGAAAGCAACCGGCGGCGCACTGGCTGTCGGCGGACTCGCGGGCGTCAGCAGCGCCGGCTCCCCGGACCTCGTCGAATTCAACGTGGGCTTCGACGGCGACCTGGGCCGTGGGGCGGCACTATCGGCGGCCGACGAGGTGGTACGAGAGTTCGCGTTCGACGCGGTCACCATCCGGGCCGCACCGCAGGCCGCGCGGGCCCTCGAGAACAACCCGAACGTCCGGTACGTCGAGGAGAACGGCACGATGTACGCCCTCGCCCAGACACAGCCGTGGGGCGTCGACCGTGTGGACGCGGAGGTCGCCCACGCGAACGGCGAGACCGGTAGCGGGGCCGACATCGCCATCATCGACACCGGCATCGACTCCGACCACTCAGACTTGCAGGCGAACGTCGGCTCCGGACGCGCGTTCGTGAGCTGTGAGACGAAGGGTGGCTGCCGGTACGGCGCAAAACCCGCGAACAACACCTGTTACAACGACTGGGACGACGACAACGACCACGGCACCCACTGTGCCGGCATCGCCGACGCGGCGAACAACTCCCAGGGTGTCGTCGGCGTCTCGACGCAGGCCACCCTGCACGCCGTGAAGGTGCTGGACAAGTGCGGTTCCGGTTCCTTCTCCGACATCGCCGCCGGTGTCCAGTACGTCGCCGACCAGGGCTGGGACGTCGGCAGCATGAGCCTCGGCGGCTCCTCGGGGTCGCAGACCCTCCGCGACGCCTGCCAGTACGCGGTGGACAACGGCGTCTTCCTCGTCGCCGCCGCCGGCAACAGCGGTCCGTGTACCGACTGCGTCGGCTACCCGGCGGCCTACGACACCGTGATGGCCGTCTCCTCGACCGCCTCCGACGACTCGCTCAGCGACTTCTCCAGCCAGGGCCCCGAGGTCGACATCGCCGCGCCCGGCACGGACATCTACTCCTCGGTCGCCGACAACGGCGGCTACGCGACCTTCTCCGGCACGTCGATGGCCTGCCCGCACGTCGCGGGTGCAGCCGGTCAGCTGATGGCCAACGGCGCGACCAACACCGAGGCACGGAACACGCTCGCCTCCTCCGCGGAGGACATCGGCCTCGGCTCCAACGAGTCCGGCGCAGGTCTGCTGGACGCCGCCGCTGCACTCGGTCTCGACTCCTCCGACAACTGA
- a CDS encoding tRNA (cytidine(56)-2'-O)-methyltransferase — protein MQGEPEVAVLRLAHRPGRDDRMTTHVGLTARALGADRVVYPANADQSRQTVADITGRFGGPFEVELTDSPAAVVRHWDGVVVHLTMYGERIQDVEGEIRAARADAPLLVVVGSEKVPFDVYEHADYNVAVTNQPHSEVAGLAVFLDRLFEGRELDREWTDADRQVVPEETGKRVVPVDEGDGSSTDEGDESATDEASD, from the coding sequence ATGCAGGGAGAACCCGAAGTGGCCGTCCTCCGCCTGGCCCACCGGCCGGGCCGGGACGACCGGATGACGACCCACGTCGGCCTCACCGCCCGCGCGCTCGGCGCGGACCGCGTCGTCTACCCCGCCAACGCCGACCAGTCCCGCCAGACCGTCGCGGACATCACCGGGCGGTTCGGCGGCCCGTTCGAGGTCGAACTCACCGACTCGCCCGCCGCGGTCGTCCGGCACTGGGACGGCGTCGTCGTCCACCTGACGATGTACGGCGAGCGCATCCAGGACGTCGAGGGCGAGATACGCGCGGCCCGCGCCGACGCTCCGCTGCTCGTCGTCGTCGGCTCCGAGAAGGTCCCCTTCGACGTGTACGAACACGCCGACTACAACGTCGCGGTGACGAACCAGCCCCACTCGGAGGTCGCCGGCCTCGCGGTCTTCCTCGACCGGCTGTTCGAGGGGCGCGAGCTCGACCGCGAGTGGACGGACGCCGACCGCCAGGTCGTCCCGGAGGAGACCGGCAAGCGCGTCGTCCCGGTCGACGAGGGCGACGGTTCGTCGACCGACGAGGGTGACGAGAGCGCGACGGACGAAGCGTCCGACTGA
- a CDS encoding NAD-dependent epimerase/dehydratase family protein, protein MDLTDRNVVITGAAGLVGSHLAAELCDDNHVVAVDDLSKGSRERVPAGAEFRRRDVTDPDDVADVITEDVDMVFHFAAYTDTNYDDDRQLFEENTEMTYNVLERMDEVGVDRLAFTSSSTVYGEAPMPTPEDYAPLEPISIYGSSKLADEGLLSTYAHSYGMQIWCYRFANIVGPHQRGNVVPDFIEKLLDDPETLTILGDGRQEKSYLHVEDCVDAMTHVVEHADADFNIYNLGTRTTTSVTAIADIVADEMGLDPDYEFTGGDRGWTGDVPKMRLSIEKLSALGWEPPRSSDDCVREATRQLVGELREEHAN, encoded by the coding sequence ATGGATCTCACCGACAGGAACGTCGTCATCACGGGCGCGGCCGGGCTGGTCGGCTCGCACCTCGCCGCCGAGCTGTGTGACGACAACCACGTCGTCGCCGTCGACGACCTCTCGAAGGGCTCGCGCGAACGGGTTCCCGCCGGTGCCGAGTTCCGACGGCGCGACGTGACCGACCCCGACGACGTCGCCGACGTCATCACCGAGGACGTGGACATGGTGTTCCACTTCGCCGCGTACACGGACACGAACTACGACGACGACCGCCAGCTGTTCGAGGAGAACACCGAGATGACCTACAACGTCCTCGAACGCATGGACGAGGTCGGCGTCGACAGGCTCGCGTTCACCTCCTCCTCCACCGTCTACGGCGAGGCTCCGATGCCGACGCCCGAGGACTACGCGCCGCTCGAACCCATCAGCATCTACGGCTCATCGAAACTCGCCGACGAGGGGCTACTGTCGACGTACGCGCACTCCTACGGGATGCAGATCTGGTGCTACCGCTTCGCCAACATCGTCGGCCCGCACCAGCGCGGCAACGTCGTCCCCGACTTCATCGAGAAGCTGCTCGACGACCCGGAGACGCTGACCATCCTCGGTGACGGCCGCCAGGAGAAGTCCTACCTCCACGTCGAGGACTGCGTCGACGCGATGACCCACGTCGTCGAACACGCCGACGCGGACTTCAACATCTACAACCTCGGGACCAGAACGACGACCTCGGTCACGGCCATCGCGGACATCGTCGCCGACGAGATGGGGCTCGACCCCGACTACGAGTTCACCGGCGGCGACCGCGGCTGGACCGGCGACGTGCCGAAGATGCGCCTCTCCATCGAGAAGCTCTCCGCGCTCGGCTGGGAGCCGCCCCGCTCCAGCGACGACTGCGTCCGCGAGGCGACCCGCCAGCTCGTCGGCGAACTGCGCGAAGAGCACGCGAACTGA